A single region of the Changchengzhania lutea genome encodes:
- the tnpA gene encoding IS66 family insertion sequence element accessory protein TnpA: MTKKDTASRMHKLVKQYQGSGQSQKEFAASHDIKEGKLYYWVSKLTKPRQVVSGSGSSEKNFVPIAFPALQEQQVRSIIIRCSSGVEIEISL, from the coding sequence ATGACAAAAAAAGATACGGCATCACGGATGCACAAATTGGTAAAACAGTATCAGGGTTCTGGTCAGAGTCAAAAGGAATTTGCTGCTTCCCATGACATAAAAGAGGGGAAGTTATATTACTGGGTTTCTAAGTTGACAAAGCCACGTCAAGTGGTTTCTGGGTCTGGGTCTTCTGAAAAGAATTTTGTTCCCATAGCATTCCCTGCATTACAAGAACAACAAGTCCGTAGTATTATCATTCGATGCAGTAGTGGCGTTGAGATCGAAATTTCGTTATAG
- the tnpB gene encoding IS66 family insertion sequence element accessory protein TnpB (TnpB, as the term is used for proteins encoded by IS66 family insertion elements, is considered an accessory protein, since TnpC, encoded by a neighboring gene, is a DDE family transposase.), with protein MRKSFDSLRGLVINDLDQNPDNGTVYIFINKVRNKVKLLHWQTGGFMLYYKRLESGTFELP; from the coding sequence ATGCGTAAGAGTTTTGACAGCCTTCGAGGGCTCGTGATCAATGATTTGGATCAGAATCCCGACAATGGCACAGTGTATATCTTTATCAATAAGGTCAGAAACAAGGTAAAACTCTTGCACTGGCAAACTGGAGGGTTTATGTTGTATTACAAAAGGCTAGAATCTGGTACTTTTGAACTGCCATAA
- a CDS encoding S1/P1 nuclease: protein MKTLTIFLISLFFLIPKNTETPNDFWGATGHRVVGKIADNYLCGKAKREVTKLLKRKSLAFVSTFGDEIKSDKRYNKYYTWHYINMPMDENYETSKKNPQGDLVTGIEFCKSVIRNKNASDDDKAFYLKLLIHLVGDLHQPMHVGLKEDKGGNDFKLQWFYKDSNLHRVWDSQMIDEFDMSYSELAENADVLSKKQVKAIQAGSIVDWVNETHQLTKQVYKSTQPDENLRYRYSYDHFKTVRSQLQIAGIRLAKVLNDLF, encoded by the coding sequence ATGAAAACACTTACTATTTTTTTAATTTCACTATTCTTTTTAATCCCAAAAAACACTGAAACACCAAACGATTTTTGGGGTGCAACTGGACACCGTGTGGTTGGTAAAATAGCGGATAACTATTTATGTGGCAAAGCAAAAAGAGAAGTAACCAAACTTTTAAAGCGGAAATCTTTGGCTTTCGTTTCTACCTTTGGCGATGAAATAAAGTCAGATAAACGCTATAATAAATACTATACTTGGCATTATATCAATATGCCAATGGATGAAAATTATGAAACTTCTAAAAAAAATCCACAAGGTGATTTAGTAACGGGTATTGAGTTTTGTAAAAGCGTGATACGCAATAAAAATGCTTCAGATGATGATAAGGCCTTTTACTTAAAACTGCTTATCCATCTAGTTGGTGATTTACACCAACCCATGCATGTGGGCTTAAAAGAAGACAAAGGTGGCAATGATTTTAAACTTCAATGGTTTTATAAAGATTCCAATTTACATCGTGTTTGGGATTCCCAAATGATTGATGAATTTGATATGAGCTATAGCGAACTCGCCGAAAATGCTGATGTACTAAGTAAAAAACAAGTAAAAGCGATTCAAGCAGGAAGTATTGTAGATTGGGTAAACGAAACGCACCAATTAACGAAACAGGTTTATAAGTCTACACAACCTGATGAAAATTTAAGATACCGCTACTCTTACGACCATTTTAAAACGGTTAGAAGTCAGCTTCAAATTGCCGGCATTCGCTTAGCCAAAGTTCTGAATGATCTCTTTTGA
- a CDS encoding LytR/AlgR family response regulator transcription factor: protein MPQNKDIVCIIVDDETIAREVIATHLSKLPNIKIVASCTNAIEAFNVLRNHDVDLVFLDINMPEISGISFAKSINKEVKIIFTTAYRDFAVEGFELQAVDYLLKPISFDRLLKAVNTYFDIHTDIKHTESLGTDSNDFMFVRADRRMIKIDFKSVIYIESYSDYIKIHLSNETIVTRETISAIEAKLPIKKFLRIHRSYIIALKHISSFTNEEITIHNTTLTISRSYKKDVLQVLETYL, encoded by the coding sequence ATGCCACAAAACAAAGACATAGTGTGTATTATAGTAGATGACGAAACTATTGCTAGAGAGGTGATAGCGACACATTTATCAAAACTACCAAATATTAAAATCGTGGCGAGTTGCACGAATGCTATTGAGGCTTTTAATGTGTTGAGAAACCATGATGTTGACTTAGTCTTCCTTGATATTAACATGCCAGAAATATCTGGAATATCCTTTGCTAAGTCTATTAATAAAGAGGTGAAGATTATCTTTACAACGGCCTATCGCGATTTTGCAGTGGAGGGTTTCGAATTACAGGCTGTAGATTATTTACTCAAACCTATTTCGTTTGACAGATTGCTGAAAGCAGTAAATACCTATTTTGATATTCATACAGATATTAAACACACAGAAAGTTTAGGAACAGACAGCAACGACTTTATGTTTGTTAGAGCAGATAGGCGCATGATAAAAATTGATTTTAAATCGGTCATTTACATTGAAAGTTATAGCGATTATATTAAAATACACCTAAGCAACGAAACCATTGTCACCCGAGAAACAATTAGCGCTATTGAAGCCAAACTACCGATTAAAAAATTTTTAAGAATCCATCGGTCGTACATTATAGCATTAAAACATATTTCATCATTCACTAACGAAGAAATAACAATCCATAATACCACATTAACTATTAGTAGAAGTTATAAAAAAGACGTTTTACAAGTTCTTGAAACCTATTTATAA
- a CDS encoding sensor histidine kinase: MFTKRFILKKLGQIILHTIFWCGVLLFYTYFFGFDSSDFNYVLAFSLFLMPITIAVTYVFIYKLIPEYLITKRYNLFGLYSMYTVIISAYLIVISVLYGLVYLSNFEYEGMAPISRNLIFVAVAVYMVVLLVSAFKILKLNLKHSDETKKLETKILETQLKLKEQELNYLKMQIHPHFLFNTLNTMYGFALKKADETPEMILKLSNLLDYLLYQADKPFVALSDEIHHINDYIALEKMRFNDTLQIHFKTDAVLENTKIAPMLLLPFIENSFKHGSLKNGVLNIDINLFCDHKSIHFEIENTSNTNNISAKGIGLENIKKRLDLLYKNQYLLDINNENGIFKVNLKLDTA, encoded by the coding sequence ATGTTTACAAAGCGATTTATTTTAAAAAAACTAGGACAGATTATCCTGCACACGATTTTTTGGTGTGGTGTCTTGCTATTTTACACCTACTTTTTTGGTTTTGACAGTAGCGATTTTAATTACGTGCTGGCTTTCTCATTGTTTTTAATGCCCATTACCATTGCCGTTACCTATGTATTTATCTATAAATTAATACCTGAATATCTAATAACCAAACGCTATAATTTGTTTGGTTTATATAGCATGTATACGGTAATCATTTCGGCTTACCTTATTGTTATTTCTGTACTCTACGGACTTGTTTATCTCTCAAATTTCGAATATGAAGGTATGGCACCCATTAGCAGAAACCTTATTTTTGTTGCTGTAGCCGTGTATATGGTGGTCCTATTAGTTAGCGCATTTAAAATTTTAAAGCTGAATTTGAAGCACAGTGATGAAACCAAAAAACTTGAAACCAAGATTTTAGAGACCCAACTTAAATTAAAAGAGCAAGAGCTGAATTATTTAAAAATGCAAATTCATCCGCATTTCCTGTTTAACACCTTGAATACCATGTATGGATTTGCCCTAAAAAAAGCTGATGAAACGCCCGAAATGATATTAAAGCTTTCTAACCTGTTAGATTATTTGTTATATCAGGCTGATAAGCCTTTCGTGGCACTTAGCGATGAAATACATCATATTAATGATTATATCGCGTTAGAAAAAATGCGTTTTAATGACACCCTACAGATCCATTTTAAAACGGATGCTGTTTTAGAAAATACAAAAATTGCGCCCATGCTTTTATTACCTTTTATTGAAAATAGCTTTAAACATGGGAGCCTTAAAAACGGTGTTTTAAATATCGACATAAACTTGTTTTGTGATCATAAAAGCATTCATTTTGAAATTGAAAACACAAGTAATACCAATAATATTTCAGCAAAGGGCATTGGGTTGGAAAACATAAAAAAGCGACTGGATTTGTTATATAAAAACCAATACCTGTTAGACATTAATAACGAAAACGGTATTTTTAAAGTAAATTTAAAGCTTGATACCGCTTAA
- a CDS encoding MotA/TolQ/ExbB proton channel family protein has protein sequence MYVFSIIVLNPFVDRFMEGGPVFMSLILICLLLALVFVVMGFVNLKEDVLKSKKMSRLASDISILGLVFGFLASTIGMISAFDAIESISSISQGMMAGGLKVAFLTTVFGCVTFIFPRIGIIILKGLQKS, from the coding sequence ATGTATGTATTTTCAATAATAGTTTTGAATCCTTTTGTAGACCGGTTTATGGAGGGCGGTCCCGTATTTATGTCCCTTATCCTAATATGCCTTTTACTAGCTTTAGTTTTTGTTGTAATGGGATTTGTTAACCTTAAGGAAGATGTTTTAAAATCGAAAAAGATGTCCAGATTAGCTTCAGATATTAGCATTTTAGGACTGGTGTTTGGTTTTTTAGCCTCTACCATAGGCATGATTTCTGCGTTTGATGCCATCGAATCCATTAGTTCTATAAGCCAAGGCATGATGGCTGGCGGACTTAAGGTCGCATTTTTAACCACTGTATTTGGATGTGTCACGTTTATTTTCCCAAGAATTGGCATCATTATATTAAAGGGCTTACAAAAAAGTTAA
- a CDS encoding DUF7467 domain-containing protein has translation MKKHVLIMIGICFLFFSCQTELLEVQEEGTLTSSSSSDKKKKKKGHDDDVKYRECIVIDADRSPYGARQQPANFWWSKNGGTDYFDRSTYFSSDADNNLVFTEYENGTANISGTTVNGGCVVTVDVWLKDEKSWDEWSTTEINGIPGAHKKEGTAGDASNSEDMRFYVIDSQRSIISAEGDCVATGTFAVEQRPDPYTDGMNYGAHIGPGGANYDSNIGAIGLSTWGYLTEINESTTTNCNDCDGKLNALTLQYNGGAAATIKVVQKKDGLVAFEGTVQPGDEFSFTGQDDKGTLGTEITVYVNGVENTRMHTSCSDPKVVPGYVGGDFLVTAGSSRNGGALCGSSIELGARLYVIDFNFRIECPEVECQPCEGKVTELELQYNGDEAANLIVKTKGKGKEEGSIVFEGLVNPGETFSFVGNDDKGTLGTEITIYANGSEDEKIHTSCSKPIGPGAIFGDYTVVTGASREGGELCPAETPPGEDCSECEGKVTELELQYNGDQDATIIVKTKEKKKKKKGHDNDEDINPIVFEGDVSAGGTFSFVGNDKKGTLGTEITIYVNGEVAQKIHTSCSVPIGPGAIFGDFTVISGASREGGELCTIE, from the coding sequence ATGAAGAAACATGTATTAATTATGATTGGAATTTGTTTTTTATTCTTTTCATGTCAAACTGAACTCTTGGAAGTTCAAGAAGAAGGAACGCTAACGTCCTCATCATCTAGTGATAAGAAGAAAAAGAAAAAAGGACATGATGATGACGTTAAATACCGAGAATGTATAGTCATTGATGCAGATCGTTCTCCGTATGGAGCAAGACAACAGCCTGCCAATTTCTGGTGGTCAAAAAACGGAGGTACAGATTATTTCGATCGATCAACTTATTTCTCTTCTGATGCAGATAATAACTTAGTTTTTACGGAATATGAAAATGGAACCGCTAATATTAGCGGAACAACCGTAAATGGAGGATGTGTTGTAACTGTAGATGTTTGGCTAAAGGATGAAAAGTCTTGGGATGAGTGGAGCACTACCGAGATAAATGGAATACCAGGGGCACATAAAAAAGAAGGGACTGCTGGTGATGCTTCAAATTCTGAGGACATGCGATTTTATGTTATAGATTCTCAAAGGAGTATTATTAGTGCTGAAGGTGACTGTGTTGCTACAGGAACTTTTGCAGTAGAACAAAGACCTGATCCATATACAGATGGTATGAATTATGGAGCACATATAGGTCCAGGTGGTGCTAATTATGATTCTAATATTGGAGCCATTGGGTTAAGTACTTGGGGATATTTAACTGAAATAAATGAATCTACCACCACCAATTGTAATGATTGTGATGGTAAATTAAATGCTTTAACGTTACAATATAATGGTGGTGCGGCCGCTACAATTAAAGTAGTACAAAAGAAAGACGGTCTAGTCGCTTTTGAAGGTACAGTGCAACCAGGTGATGAATTTTCATTCACAGGTCAGGACGATAAAGGAACTTTAGGAACCGAAATTACAGTATACGTTAATGGTGTAGAAAACACTAGAATGCATACAAGCTGTTCTGATCCTAAAGTAGTACCTGGTTATGTTGGTGGAGATTTCCTTGTAACAGCTGGTTCTAGCAGAAACGGTGGTGCGCTTTGTGGGAGTTCTATAGAACTAGGCGCTCGTTTGTATGTTATTGATTTTAATTTCCGTATTGAATGTCCTGAAGTAGAATGCCAGCCTTGTGAAGGTAAAGTCACAGAATTAGAATTACAATACAATGGTGATGAAGCTGCTAACTTAATAGTTAAAACAAAAGGCAAAGGTAAAGAAGAAGGCTCAATTGTTTTTGAAGGCTTAGTAAACCCTGGTGAAACATTTAGTTTTGTTGGTAATGATGACAAAGGGACATTAGGAACAGAAATCACGATCTATGCAAATGGGTCTGAAGACGAAAAAATCCATACGAGCTGTTCTAAACCAATAGGACCAGGAGCTATATTTGGTGACTATACGGTTGTAACAGGCGCCAGTAGAGAAGGTGGCGAATTATGTCCTGCGGAAACACCCCCTGGTGAAGATTGTAGTGAATGTGAAGGTAAAGTAACCGAATTGGAATTACAATATAACGGTGACCAAGATGCTACGATCATAGTTAAAACCAAAGAAAAAAAGAAAAAGAAAAAAGGTCATGATAATGATGAAGACATCAACCCCATTGTTTTTGAAGGTGATGTAAGTGCTGGCGGAACATTTAGTTTTGTTGGTAATGATAAAAAAGGCACCTTAGGAACGGAAATTACAATTTACGTAAATGGCGAAGTAGCTCAAAAGATACACACAAGTTGTTCTGTTCCCATAGGGCCAGGTGCTATTTTTGGTGACTTTACAGTTATAAGTGGAGCAAGTCGCGAAGGTGGCGAGTTGTGCACTATTGAGTAA
- a CDS encoding threonine aldolase family protein: MTIDLRSDTVTKPTKAMLEAMIQAPVGDDVFREDPTINKLEDRMAQMFGKSSALFFPSGTMANQSALKLHTNPGDQVICDKYAHIYNYESGGASFNSGISCKLIDGEQGKFKANQVLEAINPDAYYYSKTTLVEIENTTNKGGGACWDFNEILKIRKICDDNNLGFHLDGARLWNALVAKNETTLQYGNVFDTISVCLSKGLGCPIGSVLIGDDPIMQNAIRIRKIFGGNMRQAGYLAAAGLYALDHHIERLAEDHKRAKEIGDVLNDLSIIKTVEPIETNIVIFELQTHIDETIFIRKLADKNIRIIGMGGGKLRMVTHLDYTNIMHDKLLTTLKHLNY, from the coding sequence ATGACTATAGACCTAAGAAGTGACACCGTAACAAAACCAACAAAAGCGATGTTGGAAGCCATGATACAAGCTCCAGTTGGGGATGATGTGTTTAGAGAAGACCCCACAATCAATAAATTGGAAGATCGCATGGCACAAATGTTTGGTAAATCTTCGGCTTTATTTTTTCCTAGCGGCACCATGGCAAACCAATCAGCATTAAAGCTGCATACCAACCCTGGAGATCAAGTAATTTGCGATAAGTACGCGCATATTTATAATTATGAATCTGGTGGTGCTTCCTTTAATAGCGGAATCTCATGTAAACTAATTGATGGAGAACAAGGCAAATTCAAAGCAAATCAAGTATTGGAAGCTATTAATCCAGATGCCTATTATTACAGTAAAACGACTTTAGTTGAAATTGAAAACACCACCAATAAAGGCGGTGGGGCCTGTTGGGATTTTAATGAAATTTTAAAAATCAGAAAAATCTGTGATGATAATAATTTAGGATTTCATTTAGATGGCGCCCGTTTATGGAATGCATTGGTGGCCAAAAATGAAACGACATTGCAATATGGAAATGTATTTGACACGATATCAGTCTGTTTAAGTAAGGGACTCGGTTGCCCTATCGGTTCGGTTTTGATAGGAGATGACCCCATTATGCAGAATGCTATTAGAATCAGGAAAATATTTGGCGGAAACATGAGACAAGCTGGCTATTTAGCCGCTGCTGGTCTATATGCCCTAGATCATCATATTGAACGCCTTGCCGAAGACCATAAAAGAGCAAAGGAAATAGGGGATGTGTTAAATGATTTGTCCATCATAAAAACAGTAGAACCCATTGAAACCAACATTGTTATTTTTGAATTGCAAACGCATATTGATGAAACCATTTTCATCCGGAAATTAGCAGACAAAAATATTCGTATTATAGGTATGGGTGGCGGAAAATTAAGAATGGTTACCCATTTAGATTATACGAATATCATGCATGATAAATTACTGACTACTTTAAAACACCTAAATTATTAG
- a CDS encoding YbaB/EbfC family nucleoid-associated protein: protein MFGDMMNMMGKLKETQQKVEDTKKRLDTVLVDQSSNDEKLKITLTANRQIKSISIDDDLLEDKEQLEDYLILTLNKAIEKATSINEAELAAVAKEGMPNIPGMDLFK, encoded by the coding sequence ATGTTTGGAGATATGATGAATATGATGGGTAAACTTAAAGAAACCCAACAAAAGGTTGAAGACACAAAAAAGCGTTTAGATACGGTTTTAGTTGACCAAAGTAGTAATGACGAAAAACTTAAAATCACACTTACGGCTAACAGGCAAATAAAATCCATAAGTATTGACGATGATTTACTAGAAGACAAGGAACAATTAGAGGATTATTTGATATTAACCTTAAATAAGGCTATTGAAAAAGCGACTAGCATTAATGAAGCAGAATTAGCTGCGGTTGCCAAAGAAGGCATGCCCAATATTCCTGGAATGGATTTGTTTAAGTAG
- a CDS encoding S9 family peptidase codes for MKKIIQAPKATKKPKELKIHNDLRIDNYYWLNDKDNPEVIDYLNAENDYTESLLGHTEAFQKDLFEEMKGRIKEDDATVPYKLNGYWYLTRYEKGKDYPIYSRKKESLTAPEEVLFDCNEMAKNHAYFNLGGIAISPDNTLASFSTDTVSRRQYTIQIKNLETGEIYPDKIKNTTGASTWANDNNTLFYTMKDDVTLRSEKILKHKLHTNSNEDVVVFHEEDETFNTFVYKTKSKKFIVIGSSSTLSSEYRILNANTPDADFKIFQKRTKDLEYSIAHYDDSFYIIANADGATNFKILKTDERLTGKKYWQEFMAHRSGVLIEDIEIFKNYMVVNERENGLNKLRIMSCNKKEDYYLPFNSETYTAYIGNNPDFDSDTLRYGFNSLTSPSAVLEYNFNTKATEVKKEQEVLGGKFQKEHYTSERIWATARDGVKVPISLVYKKSTKLDGSSPLLQYAYGSYGSTIDPSFSTIRLSLLDRGFIYAIAHIRGGEYLGRHWYEKGKLLTKKNTFTDFIDCSKHLINLKYTSTNHLYAYGGSAGGLLMGAIINMNPELYHGILAAVPFVDVVTTMLDDTIPLTTGEYDEWGNPNNKEYYDYMKSYSPYDNVVDKDYPHMLVTTGLHDSQVQYWEPVKWVAKLRDMKTDSNKLLLHTDMDSGHGGASGRFESLKEVAMEYAFLLDLEGINA; via the coding sequence TTGAAAAAAATAATTCAGGCTCCAAAGGCTACCAAGAAACCAAAAGAACTAAAAATTCATAACGATTTACGAATTGATAATTATTATTGGCTGAATGATAAGGATAATCCCGAGGTGATAGATTATCTAAACGCCGAAAATGATTATACCGAGTCTCTACTGGGGCATACGGAAGCGTTTCAGAAGGATTTGTTTGAAGAAATGAAAGGGAGGATTAAGGAAGATGATGCTACTGTTCCCTACAAACTCAATGGGTATTGGTATTTAACGCGTTATGAAAAAGGAAAGGACTATCCCATATACAGCCGAAAAAAAGAAAGCTTAACAGCACCCGAAGAAGTGTTGTTTGATTGTAACGAGATGGCAAAAAATCATGCCTATTTCAACTTAGGTGGTATCGCCATTAGTCCTGATAATACATTGGCTAGTTTTTCAACAGATACGGTGAGTAGACGTCAATATACTATTCAAATTAAAAATTTGGAAACGGGTGAAATCTATCCTGATAAAATAAAAAATACCACAGGAGCTTCAACATGGGCCAATGACAACAATACGCTCTTTTATACCATGAAGGACGACGTGACTTTACGATCTGAAAAGATATTAAAGCACAAATTGCACACCAATTCAAATGAGGATGTTGTTGTTTTTCACGAAGAGGACGAAACCTTCAACACCTTTGTTTATAAGACAAAGTCGAAGAAATTTATAGTCATTGGATCATCTAGTACTTTGAGTTCAGAATATCGAATTTTAAATGCCAATACGCCAGATGCCGATTTTAAAATCTTTCAGAAACGCACAAAAGATTTAGAATATAGTATTGCACATTACGATGATTCGTTTTACATCATTGCAAATGCTGATGGAGCTACTAATTTCAAGATTCTAAAAACCGATGAGCGGTTAACAGGAAAGAAATATTGGCAGGAATTTATGGCACACAGATCAGGGGTTCTTATTGAGGATATTGAAATTTTTAAGAATTACATGGTTGTGAACGAGCGTGAAAATGGTTTGAATAAACTACGCATCATGAGTTGTAATAAAAAAGAGGATTACTACCTGCCATTCAATTCAGAAACGTATACAGCCTATATCGGTAATAACCCAGATTTTGACAGTGATACGTTGCGGTATGGGTTTAATTCACTCACATCACCAAGTGCCGTATTGGAATATAATTTTAACACAAAAGCCACTGAGGTTAAAAAAGAACAAGAGGTTTTAGGAGGTAAATTCCAAAAAGAGCATTACACCTCAGAACGTATTTGGGCAACAGCCAGAGATGGTGTTAAAGTGCCAATATCTCTGGTTTATAAGAAATCCACAAAATTGGATGGAAGCAGCCCATTGCTGCAATATGCCTATGGATCTTACGGTTCAACCATAGACCCTTCGTTTTCGACCATCCGTTTGAGTCTATTGGATAGAGGGTTTATTTACGCGATAGCACATATTAGAGGCGGGGAGTACCTTGGACGCCATTGGTATGAAAAGGGAAAGTTGCTCACAAAGAAGAACACATTCACCGATTTTATTGATTGTTCAAAACACCTTATTAATTTAAAATACACGTCCACCAATCATCTATACGCTTATGGTGGTTCAGCAGGGGGTCTGTTAATGGGAGCCATTATCAATATGAATCCAGAATTATACCATGGTATTTTAGCGGCTGTACCTTTTGTTGATGTGGTTACAACCATGCTTGACGATACGATTCCTTTAACAACAGGGGAGTATGATGAGTGGGGAAACCCTAACAATAAAGAGTATTATGATTATATGAAATCCTATTCACCCTATGACAACGTAGTAGATAAAGATTATCCGCATATGCTTGTCACGACGGGTTTACATGATTCTCAAGTACAATATTGGGAACCTGTAAAATGGGTGGCTAAACTTCGTGATATGAAAACCGATTCCAATAAACTGTTATTACATACTGATATGGATTCAGGTCATGGTGGCGCTTCTGGACGTTTTGAAAGTTTAAAGGAAGTAGCCATGGAGTATGCGTTTTTACTAGATTTAGAAGGAATTAATGCGTAA
- a CDS encoding PLP-dependent cysteine synthase family protein has translation MKHKNQVFDNVLDLVGNTPLIKLNKIASEYNGDFYAKVEAFNPGHSSKDRIALYIIEQAEKKGILSPGDTIIETTSGNTGFSIAMVSIIKGYNCVLAVSSKSSADKIDMLKTMGAKVYVCPAHVSADDPRSYYQVAKRLHEDMKGSVYINQYFNELNIDAHYKSTGPEIWNQTEGKITHLVACSGTGGTISGTAKYLKEQNPDIKIIGVDAFGSVIKKYHETREFDEKEIYPYRIEGLGKNLIPSATDFDVIDDFVKVTDEDSAHTARAIAKSEGLFVGYTSGAAMQAIKQLGEQDYFKKGDHVVIIFPDHGSRYMSKIYSDKWMNEQGFFDSINEAAAENIQYIK, from the coding sequence ATGAAACATAAAAATCAAGTTTTTGATAATGTCTTGGATTTAGTAGGCAATACACCGCTTATTAAGCTTAACAAAATAGCTTCGGAATATAATGGTGATTTCTACGCTAAGGTAGAAGCCTTTAATCCGGGTCACTCTTCAAAAGACAGAATTGCGCTTTACATCATAGAACAGGCAGAAAAAAAAGGTATCCTATCTCCAGGTGATACGATTATAGAAACGACTTCTGGTAACACAGGGTTTAGTATTGCTATGGTGAGTATTATTAAGGGTTATAATTGCGTTTTAGCAGTGAGTTCAAAATCTTCTGCAGATAAAATTGACATGCTCAAAACAATGGGAGCCAAGGTGTATGTTTGTCCTGCTCACGTTAGTGCGGACGATCCTAGATCTTATTATCAGGTAGCAAAGCGTTTACATGAGGATATGAAAGGCTCTGTGTATATTAACCAATATTTCAATGAGCTAAACATTGATGCACATTATAAATCTACGGGCCCGGAAATTTGGAACCAAACAGAGGGAAAAATAACGCATTTAGTGGCGTGTAGTGGTACAGGTGGAACCATATCTGGAACCGCGAAGTACTTAAAGGAGCAAAATCCTGACATTAAAATTATTGGAGTTGATGCTTTCGGATCTGTGATTAAAAAATATCACGAAACTAGAGAGTTTGATGAAAAAGAAATATATCCGTATAGAATTGAAGGATTGGGTAAAAATCTGATTCCTTCTGCTACAGATTTTGATGTTATCGACGATTTTGTGAAGGTGACTGATGAGGATAGTGCACACACAGCTAGAGCTATCGCTAAATCTGAAGGTTTATTTGTAGGCTACACTTCGGGAGCTGCCATGCAAGCTATTAAGCAACTAGGTGAGCAAGATTACTTTAAAAAAGGAGATCATGTAGTCATCATTTTTCCTGACCATGGGTCACGCTACATGAGTAAAATTTATAGCGATAAATGGATGAACGAACAAGGCTTCTTTGATAGCATTAACGAGGCTGCTGCTGAAAATATTCAGTATATAAAATAG